The genomic interval GGAAAGCCGTCTGGTGCCGTTCTCGGATCTCGAGCTTGCGGCGGGGCAGAACGCCGACTCGCCGGAGAGCTCCTGGTTCGACACCCAGGGGCGGTGGTGCGAACCGCCGGCCTCCTGGAGCTCGGCCGATCCCCAGGCGCTGGTCCTGCGTCAGGAGGTTCATCGGGCGCTGGAGGCCGCAATCCACGCCCTGCCTGCCGGCCCGCGCGCGGTTGTCATGCTCAGAGACATCGAGGGCCTGCCAGCCGAGGAGGCCTGTAACATTCTCGAGATTTCCGAGACCAATCAACGTGTCTTGCTGCACCGCGGCCGGACACGTGTCCGGCGCGCGCTTGCGGCCCTGCTGGAGCGACGCTGATGGTGTGGAGGCCTTGCAAGCCATGCTGACCTGCAAAGACGTGACTGAACGGCTGACCGCCTATCTCGAACAGGACCTGTCGTGGTGGGAGCGAATGCAGTTCAGGCTCCACCTCGCGATGTGCAAGTTCTGCCGGCGCTACGTGTCGCAAATGCGGACGACGCTCGCGATGCTGCGGCGGCTCGAGCCGAGCGCCAAGGGCGGCTCGATCGACGCCACGCTGCGAGAGGCGTTTCGGGCATGGCGCAAGGAGGAGCAGGTTCCATAGCGGCCGCCTCGGCGAGGCGGCCCTACCACCGTTCCCCGCTAGACCTCCAACCCCTCGGGCACGTTCTCCATTGGATCACTGACCTGGTTCGGACGACGGTTTGCGATTTGAAGAGTGGGATCCAGGCTTCCGATCGTCACCGTAAACGTTTGGCCAGACTGCCAGGTCAGAATGCCGTCCATGTACCGGTACACGGCTTATTTCGTCTCAGGTGAAAGGGTCGGACCCGAAGGCTGGGCCGTCCGCGACGGCGGCCTCCGATCGGCCGCATACGCGGGACACCAGCGCGGAGTGGAACTTCTACGGAGAAGTGCCCGGCGCTCACTCAGAGGAGGGACGATGACTTCCGCTCTTCGAGCTCTTCGAGCGTCCTGGGCCAATTCGACTTGAGGAGCCGAGACAGCGCGCGATCGGCTAGCAGCCGGCCGCCGGTCTGACAGGTCGCACAGTAGTTGGCCTCGTTCTCTCCGTAGACAATGCGCTGGATCGGCGTGCCGCACCTGGGGCACGGCTGGCGGTATTTGCCGTGAACGGCCATGGCGGCGTGGAATGCGGTGACTTTCTCGGGGAAGCCATCGCCGACTTCACCGCGCAGGCGTTCGATCCATTCGACCAGAACCTCCGTCGCGGCGCGGTAGAGCCGATCGCACTCATTCGCGTCGAGCTGATGGGTTTGCTTGAACGGAGACAACTGGGCGCGATGGAGGATCTCGTCGGAGAAGGCGTTGCCGATCCCGCTCAGGATACGCGGGTCGGTCAGGGCTCGCTTCAGCGTGTGGTTCTCTCGGCGAAGGGCGCCACGGAACTCCGCCGCCGAGGCTTCGAGCAGCTCGAGGCCACCGCGATCGAATGCGGCGACCTCGGCCTCACCGCGCACCAGGTGCAGGGAGGCGCGTTTTTTGGCAC from Luteitalea sp. carries:
- a CDS encoding RNA polymerase sigma factor translates to ESRLVPFSDLELAAGQNADSPESSWFDTQGRWCEPPASWSSADPQALVLRQEVHRALEAAIHALPAGPRAVVMLRDIEGLPAEEACNILEISETNQRVLLHRGRTRVRRALAALLERR
- a CDS encoding formamidopyrimidine-DNA glycosylase, which gives rise to MPELPQVAIYIERLDALINGHALERVRLTSLFVLRSTVPPIDEVVGKRVVGVRRLGKRILLAMEDELFLVIHLMIAGRLRWRKRGAAAPGRAGLAAFDFAHGTLLFTEASAKKRASLHLVRGEAEVAAFDRGGLELLEASAAEFRGALRRENHTLKRALTDPRILSGIGNAFSDEILHRAQLSPFKQTHQLDANECDRLYRAATEVLVEWIERLRGEVGDGFPEKVTAFHAAMAVHGKYRQPCPRCGTPIQRIVYGENEANYCATCQTGGRLLADRALSRLLKSNWPRTLEELEERKSSSLL
- a CDS encoding anti-sigma factor, encoding MLTCKDVTERLTAYLEQDLSWWERMQFRLHLAMCKFCRRYVSQMRTTLAMLRRLEPSAKGGSIDATLREAFRAWRKEEQVP